Below is a genomic region from Bacillus mycoides.
GCTGGAGTGCTTTTTATTATCCGAATATGTCGCAACGAACGCCGCAACATATAGAAAGGGAATAATGCGTTTAAAGAGTTATATTAATTTATGCATTAATTTTGTAAATGAGCAGGTCCTGCTCAGGTATAGAAAAAAGACACTCTTTCGAGTGTCTTTCATGATGACAAAACGTGCCAATTGCTTGAGTTTGATAAGACGTTAATTTTCCGGTTAACAGTCTTTCTTAATCAAGAAGTGTAACAACAGCGATTCAAATAAATTTTAGCATTTTTTAAAGGGGTGTGCGTATGTAACTATGCATATTACGATTAGAGGAGAATCAAGTTTGGAAAATGAATGAGTAAATACATATAGATTAGTAGAGTATTTGATAAGGAGCGAGATGAATGGATATACATAAGTTAACAGAAGAAGAAGCGAAAGAAATAAATACGTGGAAGTATGAAAATCCCTATATGTTATATAGCTTTTCGGGAGATGCTGAAGTAATAGAAGAGTTGCTAGATGGAACGTATTACGGTTGTTGCGGAGAGAATGGAGAATTCATCGGCTATTTTTGTTTTGGAGAAAATGCACAAGTGCCAGGGGGAAGAGATGCTAATTTATATAGGGGAGAAGATGTAGTAGATATTGGGCTTGGAATGAAGCCAGAGTTAACAGGGAAAGGGATGGGAGAAATATTTTTTCAAGCGGGAATAGCATTTGCTACTGAGGAATTGAATTCGAAAATGTTTCGACTGAGTGTAGCGACATTCAATAAGAGAGCGATTAGGCTATATAAAAACATTGGATTTCAAGTAGGACCTCTTTTTTTGAGCCGTGGAAGAGAGTTCATGCTTATGGAATATGAAAGGCCGTCAGTATGAAACTGACGGCCTAGACCCCTTATTCCGAATGCTCAGCACGGTGCGCTAAACGACTTGAAGCAGCGGCAGCGATTCCGCCAACGATATCATCAAGGAATGTATGCACCTTTCCAGTTGATTTATCATTTAAGTATTCTAAAATACCTGGTTTTAATTTATCGATATATCCAAAGTTCGTGAAGCCAATTGACCCGTACACGTTAACGATTGAAAGTGCGATGACTTCATCAATTCCATATAGTCCTTCATCGCGTTTTACGATATCTTGTAACGGCTGACTTAACATTCCTTTTTCAGCAAGGACATCAAGTTCAATGCCTGTAATAAGAGCGTTTTGTACTTCTCGTTTTGATAGTACACGCTCAACGTTATAGCGACATTCTGACATCTCTAAATTTGCATGGTATTTCTTTTGAAGAAAATGAACAAGATCAGCAATATCGTCAATTGTTACACCGCGCTCTTGTAATAGTTGTAATGCTCTTTCTTGTAGTTGATTTGAGTCTTTCATGTTTATCACCTTTTTTTCTTTTTAGTATTTGTATACGTTTCGTTGCTTTATCATGTGCATAGGAATGAAAGGCGAGCACAAGCTCATATATATAAAGAAAAACCATAGGTGGCGACTGCGATGATTCAGCATATTTATGAGCATTATCACATGCATGTTAAAGAATTAATCCCCCTTGGCCCCTATAAAAGCTTTTGGATTCGCAACAAAATTTATGTACTTGTTCCAATTGGAGAAATGGAGGAAGAAGTACTTGTAGAGATGAAAAAGCTCAGTGATTATATGAACCAGCAAGGGGATATAACTGTTTCGACTTTCGTTCCGACTATACACGGCTACTATGTAAGTGAGATAGAAGAAAAAAATTACTGCTTATTAAAAGGTATGCGTATGTTAGAGCGACATGCTACATCATTAGGAAGTGAGCTTTCTATATTCCATAAACGTGGCGCATTCTTTCCAGAAGAAGTTGAGCAATTAAGCCGCATTGGTGAATGGAAAGCATTATGGGAAAAAAGGCTCGACCAATTAGAAAGGTTTTGGCAATCGCAAGTGATGAACCATCCTTCAGACGTATTCGATCAATTGTTTATTGAATCCTTCCCGTATTACTTAGGAGTTGCAGAAAATGCAATTCAATATGTTGTCGATACAGAAATGGATGATACACCACAAATAACTGACGCAGCAACAATTTGCCAA
It encodes:
- a CDS encoding GNAT family N-acetyltransferase encodes the protein MDIHKLTEEEAKEINTWKYENPYMLYSFSGDAEVIEELLDGTYYGCCGENGEFIGYFCFGENAQVPGGRDANLYRGEDVVDIGLGMKPELTGKGMGEIFFQAGIAFATEELNSKMFRLSVATFNKRAIRLYKNIGFQVGPLFLSRGREFMLMEYERPSV
- a CDS encoding phosphatidylglycerophosphatase A, which encodes MKDSNQLQERALQLLQERGVTIDDIADLVHFLQKKYHANLEMSECRYNVERVLSKREVQNALITGIELDVLAEKGMLSQPLQDIVKRDEGLYGIDEVIALSIVNVYGSIGFTNFGYIDKLKPGILEYLNDKSTGKVHTFLDDIVGGIAAAASSRLAHRAEHSE
- the yutH gene encoding spore coat putative kinase YutH; amino-acid sequence: MIQHIYEHYHMHVKELIPLGPYKSFWIRNKIYVLVPIGEMEEEVLVEMKKLSDYMNQQGDITVSTFVPTIHGYYVSEIEEKNYCLLKGMRMLERHATSLGSELSIFHKRGAFFPEEVEQLSRIGEWKALWEKRLDQLERFWQSQVMNHPSDVFDQLFIESFPYYLGVAENAIQYVVDTEMDDTPQITDAATICQERFTPLLWQQTKRLKLPFDWVYDHPSRDIAECIRYMMIEKKKDWEQTVVQFITDYERNYSLSSFGWRLLFARLLFPLHYFETIERYYQTGNEEQKGIYRARLEIILHDVKRTEQFMNHFYESFRLPVDKLGIRKLDWLS